One window from the genome of Pedobacter schmidteae encodes:
- a CDS encoding RNA polymerase sigma-70 factor has translation MSIKPIINETELTLQTAEGSERAFTTLFHWYYEPLGKLVFNLIQSRELTEEIVQDAFVKIWMRRETLRSVDSFGRYMYVLCRNKTLDELKKIATQRVYHTKLEKVLIAESEVDLLDNPTDEYRQMIENAVAKLPPQQRAVYMMSRYDRLKAEEIAKKMGLSEATIKKHIQLAVKFIQASVSSSMSAGMVLVLTTPILLN, from the coding sequence ATGTCGATTAAACCGATTATAAATGAGACTGAATTGACGTTGCAGACGGCAGAAGGAAGCGAGCGTGCTTTTACTACGCTGTTCCATTGGTATTACGAACCTTTAGGAAAGCTGGTGTTCAATCTTATACAATCCAGAGAACTGACAGAAGAAATTGTACAGGATGCTTTTGTTAAAATCTGGATGAGGCGTGAGACACTCCGGTCTGTTGACAGCTTTGGCAGGTATATGTATGTGTTATGCAGGAATAAAACGCTGGATGAATTGAAAAAAATAGCCACGCAAAGAGTATACCATACCAAACTAGAGAAGGTGCTGATTGCAGAATCCGAGGTCGATTTGCTGGACAATCCCACCGACGAATATCGTCAGATGATTGAAAATGCCGTTGCTAAACTTCCACCACAGCAACGTGCGGTTTACATGATGAGTCGTTACGATCGGTTAAAAGCGGAAGAGATTGCCAAAAAGATGGGGCTTTCTGAAGCAACCATAAAAAAACACATTCAACTGGCTGTTAAGTTTATTCAGGCATCAGTAAGCTCAAGCATGAGTGCTGGTATGGTACTGGTTTTAACTACACCAATCCTGCTAAATTAA
- a CDS encoding RNA polymerase sigma factor translates to MNTGPKISFLSADKRNEKERNEAFKALFKLYGPKIYSFGMSYLKSVHDTEELVQDVFIKLWNQFEYIDESRNVKAFIYKIAVNIIYDQLRKRKLEKLCAEWSSYKLSEQDDTTWNNLMFNELQEQIDQLIGQMPDQRRLVFTMSRVEGLSYEEIAKKLNISVRTVENQVYRAMAFLKLHIDSKYILYLLLYYFY, encoded by the coding sequence TTGAATACGGGGCCTAAGATTAGTTTTCTTTCTGCTGATAAGAGAAATGAAAAAGAAAGGAACGAAGCGTTTAAAGCGCTGTTTAAGCTTTATGGCCCAAAAATTTATTCATTTGGCATGTCCTACTTAAAGTCCGTACATGATACTGAAGAGCTGGTTCAGGATGTTTTTATAAAGTTGTGGAATCAATTTGAGTACATCGATGAATCGAGGAATGTTAAGGCTTTTATTTATAAAATTGCAGTTAACATAATTTATGACCAGTTGAGAAAAAGAAAACTGGAGAAGTTATGTGCCGAATGGTCTTCCTATAAGTTAAGTGAACAGGATGATACCACATGGAATAACCTGATGTTTAATGAGCTTCAGGAACAGATTGATCAACTTATTGGCCAGATGCCCGACCAGCGGCGACTGGTATTTACCATGAGCAGGGTTGAGGGGTTGAGTTATGAAGAAATTGCCAAAAAACTAAATATTTCTGTTAGAACGGTTGAAAACCAGGTTTACAGGGCAATGGCTTTCTTAAAATTACATATCGATAGCAAATACATTTTGTATCTGCTGTTGTATTATTTCTACTAA
- a CDS encoding FISUMP domain-containing protein, translating to MKFLFNVLAIGLLLQFSSCVKEEIDTPLLSPELSDFTISPKRMGEEPFILVNPKSKSDGVFVFKVNDSRLASINGKVVTLKQNGTCTITAIQLASGGFKKDSIQATFVINPLQAPLMSEFKLATKMLGEAPFELVAPKSNSKGAITYTSSNPDVASITGSTVTIKSTGKTTITANQAADGTYLAGKITSELIIINPPVQEQTVTDVDGNVYKTIKIGTQTWMMENLKTTRYRDGTPIPNLTDPAAWSADLAGAYCNYDNNPANANTYGRLYNWDATHNIHQLAPTGWHVPTEAEWAILYAYIGGTRESGLRIQDTRQGYWANQVVANNETKFSGLPGGIRTDAGLYAKLSWDGIWWTDTRLGTVTAVAYDLYAKGYIERLEAKRASGFSVRCIKD from the coding sequence ATGAAATTTTTATTTAACGTTCTCGCAATAGGGCTTTTATTGCAGTTCAGCAGTTGCGTAAAAGAAGAAATTGACACACCACTACTTTCACCTGAATTAAGTGATTTTACAATTAGCCCAAAACGTATGGGCGAAGAGCCGTTTATATTGGTCAATCCAAAAAGCAAGAGTGACGGCGTCTTTGTATTTAAGGTAAACGATTCAAGGTTAGCCAGCATTAATGGAAAAGTTGTTACCCTTAAACAGAACGGAACTTGCACCATTACCGCCATACAACTTGCTTCAGGTGGTTTTAAAAAAGATTCTATACAAGCTACTTTTGTTATTAACCCTTTACAAGCTCCTCTAATGTCTGAATTTAAACTGGCTACTAAAATGTTGGGCGAAGCACCATTTGAACTGGTTGCACCAAAAAGTAACAGTAAAGGTGCCATTACCTACACCAGTAGCAATCCCGATGTGGCGAGCATTACCGGGAGCACGGTGACTATAAAATCGACAGGAAAAACTACAATAACGGCCAATCAGGCTGCTGATGGCACCTATCTGGCCGGTAAAATTACAAGCGAACTGATAATCATTAACCCTCCGGTTCAGGAGCAGACAGTTACCGATGTGGATGGCAATGTTTATAAGACGATTAAAATAGGTACACAGACCTGGATGATGGAGAATCTTAAAACTACACGCTACAGAGACGGTACTCCTATACCAAATTTAACAGATCCGGCTGCATGGAGTGCTGATCTCGCTGGCGCATACTGTAATTATGATAATAACCCCGCCAATGCAAATACGTATGGCAGACTGTATAACTGGGATGCGACTCACAACATACACCAACTTGCACCTACAGGATGGCATGTACCTACTGAGGCAGAGTGGGCAATATTATATGCTTATATTGGTGGAACCCGGGAAAGCGGTTTAAGGATTCAGGATACCAGGCAGGGTTATTGGGCAAATCAGGTTGTGGCTAATAATGAAACTAAATTTAGCGGTCTGCCTGGAGGTATCAGAACTGATGCTGGTTTGTATGCAAAGTTGTCATGGGACGGCATATGGTGGACAGATACAAGATTGGGAACAGTCACAGCCGTAGCCTATGATTTATATGCGAAAGGATATATTGAGCGATTAGAGGCAAAAAGGGCCAGTGGTTTTTCAGTCCGTTGCATAAAAGATTAA
- a CDS encoding FecR family protein: protein MQKRFVYLLNRYRSHEASVIELEEFYKMLSSGVYDELFAKSVDHIYDDEDYSDALGNEETYYAKGARTRILQHVLEFGEHTTSSSSKRKLLKIWPRLAMVAASVVLMIFGVWFFTGNHNILKPDELTSRKQDVLPGGVGATLTLSNGKKIVLSAAVHGQLAKEGGVSITKTANGQLFYVIADKKLQDLNMAGTSNTLSTAKGQTFQLRLPDGSLVFLNAASSLTYTSSLLDKGKRVVKLQGEGYFEISKDKAHPFVVKTAKQEVEVLGTHFNINSYENEPTEKTTLLEGSVRITAGNNLETLKPGEQGKLEGNKLSIDKVDTDLAIAWKNNDFMFKSEPIDGVMRMVERWYNVEVVYIGDKTNEKFSGTVSRFDNVSSLLSIIESTGAAHFKIEGRKIYVSK from the coding sequence ATGCAAAAAAGATTTGTTTATTTACTGAATCGTTATCGTAGTCATGAGGCTTCGGTAATTGAGTTGGAAGAGTTTTATAAGATGCTTAGTAGTGGGGTGTATGATGAGCTATTTGCGAAATCGGTAGACCATATTTACGATGATGAAGATTATAGTGATGCACTGGGCAATGAAGAAACCTATTATGCCAAAGGTGCACGTACAAGAATATTACAGCATGTACTTGAATTTGGGGAACATACAACCTCAAGTAGTTCCAAACGGAAATTGTTGAAAATATGGCCACGCCTGGCCATGGTAGCCGCTTCGGTAGTGCTCATGATTTTTGGGGTTTGGTTTTTTACAGGAAATCATAATATCCTTAAACCTGATGAACTGACCTCCCGGAAACAAGATGTTTTGCCTGGAGGTGTTGGTGCAACACTTACCTTATCCAATGGTAAGAAGATTGTGCTGTCGGCTGCGGTTCATGGGCAGCTGGCAAAAGAAGGAGGTGTGTCTATTACTAAAACTGCCAATGGACAATTATTTTATGTTATCGCCGATAAAAAGCTGCAGGATTTAAATATGGCGGGAACAAGCAATACCTTGTCTACAGCAAAAGGACAAACTTTTCAGCTGCGTTTACCTGATGGATCTTTGGTTTTTTTAAATGCAGCCTCAAGCTTAACCTATACTTCCTCCTTGTTGGATAAAGGTAAACGGGTAGTAAAGCTACAAGGAGAAGGCTATTTTGAAATTTCAAAAGATAAGGCGCATCCATTTGTGGTAAAAACTGCAAAACAGGAAGTGGAGGTGCTGGGAACGCATTTCAACATCAACAGCTATGAGAATGAGCCGACAGAAAAAACGACTTTGCTGGAAGGAAGTGTACGGATCACGGCAGGCAATAACCTGGAAACTTTAAAACCTGGAGAGCAGGGTAAACTGGAAGGAAATAAACTTAGCATTGACAAAGTTGATACGGATTTGGCCATAGCCTGGAAAAACAATGATTTTATGTTTAAAAGTGAACCCATTGATGGGGTAATGAGAATGGTGGAACGGTGGTACAATGTTGAGGTGGTGTACATTGGCGATAAAACCAATGAAAAATTTAGTGGGACAGTATCCAGATTTGATAATGTATCAAGCTTACTCTCTATCATAGAATCGACCGGAGCGGCTCATTTCAAAATTGAGGGACGAAAAATTTATGTGTCAAAATGA
- a CDS encoding TonB-dependent receptor codes for MQKIYKNYLLVSNAIKSSGLRWTFVIWLFSFMFIVLEGKAQTPNTLTLNYEQARIVDVLKAIEQKTPYRFFYQREQIDVNRKVSIRATNKSIQEILGTLFADKTITYSVQKDHLIVLKPRVEKPQEKIKGQRVSGTVTDASGVTLPGVSVKVKNSKLGTTTDLQGKYEISPQIGDVLVFSYVGLEPKEIKTDGKGVLNVRLESSAVGLNEVVVSVGYGAVSKKDLTGSVATLSSKDFNKGLVSNPVDLMQGRMSGINVITNGGEPGAGALVRVRGSNSVRSGQDPLYVVDGVPLDITNIQPSGATISGTGSNAAKNPLNFLNPDDIASIDILKDASATAIYGSRGANGVILITTKKGKSGLGVLNYSATGSLSELPKQLSMLNAEEFKAYRVSKGITGGDYGANTNWQDEIFRKAYSQNHNLSYGGGNDKGNYRGSVSYLNQDGIIRKTGLEKITARFNVTQNLIHDKLRIEANLTAARTNDQRVPIGETGGFEGDVILSALKNNPTLPVYNADGTYYQMSKDVRNPLAMINRTNDLNQNDRVLGNITASLEIIKGLKYKINVAADHSNASRKVTQHHSLIYLSNKGTADISNVELSSNLIENFLTYDFTVADRHKFNALAGHSYQQFKAQSYKLSEEGFTIDDFDYINDLSLGNSKQATVSSYIVKNALQSFFGRLNYSLNDKYLLTATLRADGSTKFGANNKYGYFPSASAAWRIGEEQFLKQLDAFSNLKLRMGWGITGNQEIPNKISQILLGSSGGAILDGSTKNVVQGITLTRTPNPDIRWEKTSQYNLGLDFGLLKGRINGTIDYFNKTTRDVLLEVFSVAPAPTTRVWTNVQDMKIKNQGLELSLNGVVVEKEDFSWDLGLNFTTIKNRVSGLPISQITTGAPSGPGITGFSSQIIKNGYPIGTFWGRKFLGFDQQGNSIFETDANGVELQQDLGSALPKFTYGFNTSIFYKQFDFNVALNGIFGNKVYNNLANIIDQNTLIAKEWNVRKDAINTNENPNGTLTYSSRFIENGSYLRLSNATLGYTLKLKKLDWLNKVRFSLTANNLFVITKYSGYDPEVNADHSASGVPSIGIDWTTYPKARTVLFGINVEL; via the coding sequence ATGCAAAAAATATATAAAAACTACTTATTAGTTTCAAATGCAATTAAATCGTCGGGGCTCAGGTGGACATTTGTTATTTGGTTGTTCAGCTTCATGTTTATTGTTTTGGAAGGGAAAGCCCAAACCCCAAATACGTTAACATTAAATTATGAACAGGCCAGAATTGTTGATGTGCTAAAGGCAATTGAGCAAAAAACACCTTATCGTTTTTTTTACCAGCGCGAACAGATTGATGTAAATCGTAAGGTTTCTATTCGGGCTACAAATAAGTCAATTCAGGAAATACTTGGTACGTTGTTCGCCGATAAAACAATCACCTATAGCGTCCAGAAAGATCATCTTATTGTTTTAAAGCCTCGCGTTGAAAAGCCCCAGGAGAAAATTAAAGGACAAAGGGTTTCAGGAACTGTAACCGACGCTTCAGGTGTTACGCTTCCGGGGGTGTCAGTCAAAGTGAAAAATTCAAAACTGGGAACAACTACTGATTTGCAGGGGAAATATGAAATCTCTCCTCAAATTGGTGATGTGCTGGTTTTTTCCTACGTAGGACTGGAGCCGAAAGAAATAAAAACAGACGGAAAGGGAGTATTGAACGTCAGACTGGAAAGCAGCGCTGTTGGACTAAATGAAGTTGTGGTTTCGGTAGGTTATGGTGCTGTTAGCAAAAAAGACCTGACTGGTTCTGTTGCTACTTTGAGTAGTAAGGATTTTAACAAAGGATTGGTTAGTAACCCCGTTGATTTAATGCAGGGACGTATGTCGGGAATTAATGTGATTACCAATGGGGGTGAGCCAGGAGCGGGTGCATTGGTTCGGGTTCGTGGATCGAATTCTGTCAGGTCTGGCCAGGATCCGTTATATGTGGTAGATGGTGTCCCTTTGGATATCACCAACATCCAGCCTTCAGGAGCAACAATTTCAGGGACTGGTAGCAATGCCGCCAAAAACCCGCTTAACTTTTTAAATCCTGATGACATTGCCTCGATAGACATTTTAAAGGATGCTTCGGCAACGGCAATTTACGGTTCAAGAGGTGCAAACGGGGTAATCCTAATCACAACAAAGAAAGGAAAATCAGGATTAGGCGTCTTAAATTATTCTGCAACGGGTTCTTTGTCGGAATTGCCAAAGCAGTTGAGCATGCTAAATGCCGAAGAATTTAAAGCTTACCGCGTATCGAAAGGGATTACGGGAGGAGATTATGGTGCAAATACAAATTGGCAGGACGAAATTTTTAGAAAGGCCTACAGTCAGAATCACAATCTTTCCTATGGAGGTGGAAACGACAAGGGAAACTACCGGGGTTCTGTTAGCTACCTTAATCAGGACGGAATCATTAGAAAAACCGGTTTGGAAAAGATTACTGCCCGTTTTAATGTCACCCAGAACCTGATTCATGATAAACTGAGAATTGAGGCAAACCTTACGGCAGCGCGGACTAATGATCAGCGTGTGCCAATAGGTGAAACTGGTGGATTTGAAGGCGATGTAATTTTGTCGGCACTTAAAAACAATCCAACGCTTCCTGTATATAATGCGGATGGAACTTATTATCAAATGAGTAAAGATGTAAGGAACCCCTTGGCGATGATTAATCGTACAAACGATTTAAATCAAAATGATAGGGTATTGGGAAATATTACCGCTTCTCTTGAAATTATCAAAGGGTTGAAATATAAAATAAATGTGGCGGCAGACCATTCCAATGCTTCCAGAAAGGTTACCCAACATCACAGTTTAATATATTTGAGCAATAAGGGGACGGCGGATATCAGTAATGTTGAACTGTCCAGTAACCTGATCGAGAATTTTCTGACCTATGATTTTACTGTTGCAGATCGGCATAAGTTTAATGCGCTTGCAGGACATTCCTATCAACAGTTTAAAGCTCAGTCTTATAAACTCAGCGAAGAAGGTTTTACTATTGATGATTTTGATTATATCAATGATCTGAGTTTAGGGAATTCAAAACAGGCTACTGTTAGTTCTTACATTGTAAAAAATGCACTTCAATCTTTTTTTGGTCGGTTAAATTATAGCCTGAATGATAAATATCTACTTACCGCAACATTAAGGGCCGATGGCTCAACTAAGTTTGGTGCAAATAATAAATATGGATATTTCCCTTCTGCCTCGGCAGCCTGGCGAATTGGTGAAGAACAATTTTTGAAACAATTGGATGCTTTTAGCAATTTAAAGCTTCGTATGGGATGGGGGATTACCGGAAATCAGGAAATTCCGAATAAAATATCTCAGATTTTATTAGGCTCATCCGGTGGTGCAATTTTAGATGGGTCGACCAAGAATGTTGTTCAGGGAATTACACTCACCCGTACGCCTAATCCGGATATTCGCTGGGAAAAAACGAGCCAATATAACCTGGGGCTTGATTTCGGTTTGTTGAAAGGCAGGATCAACGGAACCATAGATTATTTTAACAAGACAACCAGGGATGTATTGCTGGAGGTTTTTTCGGTGGCACCTGCACCAACTACCAGGGTATGGACCAATGTTCAGGATATGAAGATTAAAAATCAGGGACTGGAACTTTCGCTAAATGGTGTTGTTGTAGAAAAAGAAGATTTTAGCTGGGACCTGGGGTTGAATTTTACGACGATAAAAAACCGGGTTTCAGGACTGCCAATTAGTCAAATTACAACCGGAGCACCTAGTGGACCTGGTATAACAGGATTTTCTTCTCAAATTATTAAAAACGGATATCCAATCGGTACCTTTTGGGGCAGAAAGTTCCTTGGTTTTGACCAACAAGGGAACAGTATTTTTGAGACCGATGCCAACGGTGTTGAACTTCAGCAGGACTTAGGCTCGGCATTACCTAAGTTTACTTACGGATTTAATACCAGCATTTTTTACAAGCAGTTTGATTTTAATGTGGCGCTCAATGGAATATTTGGAAACAAAGTTTATAATAACCTGGCCAATATTATTGATCAGAATACATTGATTGCCAAAGAATGGAATGTAAGGAAGGATGCAATAAATACAAACGAAAATCCAAATGGAACTTTAACCTATAGTAGCCGTTTTATCGAAAATGGATCATACCTGCGCTTGTCTAACGCTACACTGGGATATACCTTGAAGTTGAAGAAACTGGATTGGTTAAATAAAGTAAGGTTTAGTCTTACAGCCAACAACCTATTTGTAATTACTAAATATTCCGGATATGACCCTGAGGTAAATGCCGACCATTCGGCCAGCGGTGTACCTTCAATAGGTATAGACTGGACAACATATCCTAAGGCCAGAACGGTTTTGTTTGGTATAAATGTTGAATTATAA
- a CDS encoding RagB/SusD family nutrient uptake outer membrane protein, translated as MKKIYLMTIALLVFLGSCSVDEEILDEVNGNKVITNPDNAEMILAPPYAYLRDIQNRSGVWGTLESVTDELAWPARGSDWVSPDLQALFTHDYDPRNSYVRNTWNSFMLGITRCNVALQYLSAFPKSEKIDGYMAEARFIRTLCMFKLTDNFGKFPFREHTETDYSVTPRIMERQVAVERMIKELNEIIPVLKNKSEVPYGRVSKAAAQMLLANVYLNHEVYTGTSKWPETVATCDAIIGSGQYTVADDYWGMFQYDNAKYLQNTESILSVIYDETIGLTGSVWIPITLHYNQKFGTFTSLWNGCCTTPTFVDTWDTSDKRFSDRRLISQLGFNQGFLIGQQYSTTGAALKTRTGEPLVYTKEFSIKNSKEEAGVRVVKFAPNPSSTNTGNAGNDFPLYRISDTYLMRAEAKFRSGNVSGALEDINYLRNTKRGMPAYTSLDLDKILKERGFELYWEGNRRTDLVRFNKYRDARAEKDFVTPAYKVLLPIPISAIEANSNLVQNQGY; from the coding sequence ATGAAAAAGATATATTTAATGACCATCGCATTATTGGTTTTTTTAGGCTCATGTAGTGTTGACGAGGAAATTTTAGATGAAGTGAATGGGAATAAGGTGATCACTAATCCGGATAATGCAGAGATGATTCTTGCGCCTCCTTATGCTTATCTCAGAGACATTCAAAACAGAAGCGGGGTATGGGGCACTTTAGAATCCGTTACGGATGAGCTGGCCTGGCCGGCAAGAGGTTCTGACTGGGTCTCGCCCGATTTGCAAGCGTTATTTACCCATGATTATGATCCCCGCAATTCTTATGTCAGAAATACCTGGAACAGCTTTATGCTCGGGATTACACGTTGTAATGTTGCTTTACAGTATTTATCGGCTTTTCCAAAATCGGAAAAAATTGACGGATATATGGCCGAGGCCAGATTTATAAGGACGTTATGTATGTTCAAACTGACTGACAATTTTGGTAAATTCCCTTTCAGAGAACATACCGAGACAGATTATTCGGTTACCCCAAGGATTATGGAGCGTCAGGTTGCGGTAGAGCGAATGATCAAGGAACTGAATGAGATTATCCCGGTATTAAAGAATAAATCAGAAGTACCTTATGGCAGAGTCTCTAAAGCGGCAGCTCAAATGCTATTGGCCAATGTGTATCTAAACCATGAGGTATATACCGGAACAAGCAAATGGCCGGAAACAGTGGCAACATGCGATGCCATTATTGGTTCAGGACAATATACTGTAGCTGATGATTATTGGGGGATGTTTCAGTATGACAATGCAAAGTATCTTCAAAATACAGAGTCTATTTTGTCTGTAATCTATGATGAAACCATTGGGCTTACCGGTTCTGTCTGGATTCCCATTACTTTGCATTATAACCAAAAGTTTGGAACTTTTACAAGTCTGTGGAATGGCTGTTGTACAACCCCTACTTTTGTAGATACCTGGGATACTTCCGATAAAAGGTTTAGCGACAGAAGGTTAATTAGTCAGCTTGGATTTAATCAGGGATTTTTAATAGGTCAGCAGTATTCAACTACAGGTGCTGCCTTAAAAACACGTACAGGAGAACCTTTGGTATATACCAAAGAGTTTAGCATTAAAAATTCGAAAGAAGAGGCTGGGGTAAGGGTAGTTAAGTTTGCACCAAATCCTTCCAGTACAAATACAGGCAATGCAGGTAATGATTTCCCTCTTTATCGCATCTCCGATACCTATCTGATGCGTGCCGAGGCAAAGTTCAGATCGGGCAATGTATCCGGAGCACTTGAAGATATCAATTATCTCAGAAATACAAAACGTGGTATGCCTGCCTATACTTCGCTGGATCTGGATAAGATATTAAAGGAAAGAGGGTTTGAACTTTATTGGGAAGGCAACCGTCGAACCGATCTGGTCCGTTTCAATAAATACCGTGACGCCAGAGCTGAAAAGGATTTTGTTACACCGGCATACAAAGTGTTGCTGCCGATTCCTATTAGCGCTATTGAAGCGAACTCAAACCTGGTTCAAAATCAGGGCTATTAA
- a CDS encoding FecR family protein, giving the protein MHTEDHQEKIVRSFYQPELEFEVKGDLYRVLDCETSFEQEGVSLDPLYDRICNTIADNERGIKRKRIVRWAKYVVSSAAVFVFGILFYIFFVQSYFDQNEKATFTFIAPAESKAESILPDGTRIFLNSNSRLRYQLNTNDGRREVFLNGEAWFDVRKNSKVPFVVHTSGYRVLVHGTKFNVCAYRNKQEVVTTLQEGVIEILPVKGQKNISSVKLKPGQQFTFHKTTGLVDLRNVESGFSSLWKETEVRFENKNFKDLLKMLEGRYNVHFEVDDPELFNYHYDGTIRDEALDKVLDILKETLPFKYTVKDNGNIQIEKQ; this is encoded by the coding sequence ATGCATACAGAAGATCATCAGGAAAAAATTGTCAGATCATTTTATCAGCCGGAGCTGGAGTTTGAGGTAAAGGGAGATTTATATCGGGTTTTAGATTGTGAAACTTCATTTGAACAGGAAGGTGTTAGTCTGGATCCCTTGTATGATAGAATTTGCAATACCATAGCCGACAATGAACGTGGAATAAAAAGAAAACGTATCGTTCGCTGGGCTAAATATGTAGTTTCCAGTGCAGCGGTATTTGTATTTGGTATACTGTTTTACATCTTTTTTGTCCAATCTTATTTTGATCAAAATGAAAAAGCAACATTTACATTCATAGCGCCAGCTGAATCAAAAGCAGAAAGTATTTTACCTGATGGTACCCGGATTTTTCTGAATTCAAATTCCAGACTTCGCTATCAACTAAATACCAATGATGGTAGGAGAGAGGTGTTTTTGAACGGCGAAGCCTGGTTTGATGTTCGAAAAAATAGCAAGGTTCCTTTTGTTGTGCATACTTCCGGCTATCGTGTACTGGTACATGGAACAAAATTTAATGTTTGTGCTTACCGGAATAAACAAGAAGTAGTGACTACCCTTCAGGAGGGAGTAATTGAGATCCTTCCTGTTAAAGGTCAGAAGAATATTTCATCCGTTAAGCTAAAACCTGGACAGCAGTTTACCTTTCATAAAACGACGGGATTGGTTGACCTGAGGAATGTTGAATCCGGTTTTTCTTCTTTATGGAAAGAAACTGAAGTCCGGTTTGAAAATAAGAATTTTAAAGATTTGTTAAAGATGCTGGAAGGCAGATATAACGTCCATTTTGAAGTTGACGATCCTGAATTGTTTAATTATCACTATGATGGCACAATAAGAGACGAGGCGCTTGATAAGGTGTTGGATATCCTTAAAGAAACACTACCCTTTAAATATACAGTAAAAGATAATGGGAACATACAGATTGAGAAACAATAA
- a CDS encoding TlpA disulfide reductase family protein: protein MMNLKIIIGALLLFPASLSMAQDKFEISGNFSGIGSDKKVILSYKNSEGKDAKDSALVKNGKFVLNGTTAFGNRAYLSLVPLKKDTSVRRGGEGYKEFYLEKGKYKVTGDGNISKANITGTAAQSDFLLWTSKSEALLAQFREITQRFSKVYYAKVKDTVEIKKIQAEARPVHAKIEAALDSFIFSHPDSYVALDLIASEKTAVIDPKVFEAYYKPLSKRVLGSFTGQALTAKYDKAKQIAIGKTVDFTQTDDKGNEFKLSSLKGKYVLVDFWASWCGPCRAENPHLLKAYNELKNKKFEVVGVSLDETKAAWLNAVKQDGMPWIQVSDLKGFKSELAVKYGISAIPQNFLVNPEGVIIAKDLRGEDVNKKIGAFIK, encoded by the coding sequence ATGATGAACCTTAAAATAATTATCGGAGCCCTGTTGTTGTTTCCTGCAAGTTTAAGCATGGCACAGGATAAATTTGAAATTTCGGGAAACTTTTCTGGTATAGGGAGCGATAAAAAAGTGATATTAAGCTATAAGAATAGCGAAGGCAAAGATGCTAAAGACTCTGCATTAGTCAAAAATGGCAAATTTGTGCTCAATGGGACTACTGCTTTTGGTAACAGGGCTTACCTGAGCCTGGTACCGTTGAAAAAAGATACCTCAGTGCGAAGAGGAGGCGAGGGATATAAAGAATTTTACCTGGAAAAAGGAAAGTATAAAGTAACAGGCGACGGAAATATATCCAAAGCAAACATTACGGGCACTGCTGCGCAAAGCGATTTTCTGCTATGGACCTCTAAGTCGGAAGCATTACTGGCGCAGTTCAGGGAAATTACCCAACGCTTCAGCAAAGTTTATTACGCTAAAGTAAAAGATACAGTTGAGATCAAAAAAATCCAGGCAGAAGCGAGGCCGGTACATGCAAAAATTGAAGCTGCATTGGATTCTTTTATCTTTAGTCACCCCGATTCTTATGTAGCCCTTGACCTCATTGCTTCAGAAAAGACTGCCGTAATTGATCCAAAAGTTTTTGAGGCTTATTATAAGCCGTTAAGTAAACGAGTACTGGGCAGCTTCACCGGGCAAGCATTGACCGCAAAATATGATAAGGCAAAACAGATAGCCATAGGAAAGACCGTAGATTTTACCCAAACCGATGATAAGGGCAATGAATTTAAACTGTCTTCATTAAAAGGTAAATATGTATTGGTTGATTTTTGGGCCAGCTGGTGCGGGCCATGCCGTGCAGAGAATCCTCATTTGTTGAAAGCTTATAATGAGCTAAAAAACAAAAAATTTGAAGTAGTGGGTGTTTCTCTGGATGAAACAAAAGCAGCATGGTTAAATGCTGTAAAACAAGATGGGATGCCCTGGATACAGGTAAGTGACCTGAAAGGCTTTAAGAGTGAATTGGCTGTTAAATATGGCATCTCGGCCATTCCACAGAATTTTCTGGTTAATCCTGAAGGTGTCATTATTGCGAAAGACCTGAGGGGAGAAGATGTGAACAAGAAAATTGGTGCTTTTATAAAATAA